The sequence CAGGAAGATCGGCCGGCAACAGGAGTTCCAGGTGGAAATGAATGAACGGAAACGCCGACGGTATAAATTATTGATGGGATTAACTACGGCCATTGCTATTATTATTTCCATCGCGTTTATTATTGGGTTGAAAACAGCCAATTCTTTTTATGCACAGGTCTATTCTGCTTATGATGTTGACTCATTACCGACAAAAGTCGCCGCGTTGCGGGCATCAAATTATTTGCGCAAATACTGGTATAAGGAAGATTCGGTGAATCCCTATTTAGAAGCAAAGATCCTGGCGTTGGCAAGCGACCAGGTTGTACAGGATAGTTTTGGTTACTATACCTATACACTGAACAGTCCACGTGGATTATTGCCCGGGGAAATTGATATTTCCTTTAATGGTCGTTACATCCTGGTGCGGAATGATGAAGCCAGCAATTCGGGGAATAGCCCTGTCCGTTACGATATTATTGATACCCGGGAAAAGAAAGTGCTGGATACGGTTACCAATATATTGTATGGGTATTTCCTGGGCCGGAGTGATTCCCTTTTACTGGTGAAGAATTCCATCAATGACCGGGCGTATAAGGAATTGGGCGATAATATCTTTATTTATAATTGTAAACAGCCACCTGCTCAACGACCCCTGAAATTTTCCACTATTCCCTATAATGCCCACCTCTACGATTTCGAAACGGTATTCAAATATAAAAATGGCTATCACGATAATTTTTCTGTCCGCCTCACAGCCAACGGGAACCTGGTTATTCCTGCACTTCAAATTTGTGGCAGCAGCAGGCAATCTGCTTTGTGTGGCAGGATGATCATTATAAAAGGACAGGATACCAGTTTTATTCCATCTTCTTATTCTGTGATTTTTTCAAAGAATAAACGGTTCTTGCTGGTGGATAAAAAATTGCCGGATGGAAAGATTGAAAAAGTGGTGTATGATGAGTCCTTTTCCAAATCGCTGTTTACATTTCACAAAAATTGGATTTCGGATTTTACTGAAGATGGCCGGGTGGCCTATATAAAAAATGATTCCATTTGCATTGCTGATTATTTTTCTAAACCGCTGGAAAAATTTCCGGTAAATATGCAGCTCAGTTCAATTTCTTCAGGGGGTGACCTGGCTGTTGGATTGAGCGGCGATAACAGAATCCTGGTGTTGAACACCACTAGCGGAAAGACCCGGGTGTTTGACGAAGCGTTCATTGGTGCCAATTTTGCAAAACAGCACCTGTTTACTATCGTGGGTAAAGACGGAAAAAATCCGGTTATCTATAGCCACAATTTACACCGGAACCGGTTGGATAGTTTCGCATGCCCCTTGCCAATAGAGAGTTTTGCCTATAATCAGCAAAGCAACCATATTTTGGTGCTTACCCGTAAAAACAATAAAACAGGATACCAGTACCTGCTGTTATTGGACGATTCCCTCCACCGTAAATCGGCCCTTGCACTCACTGCAAATGATTCATATGGATTTAGTGGCGACGGCGCAGGATTTTTCTACGTGCGCGATAAATCGCTGACCAGTTTTACCATCAGCGACAAGTTACCCGACATGTTGAATTTCGGAAAAATGAAACCCTGGATTGATTCCTTCCCGGCCCTGACCAGGGAGGACCTGAATAAGTTTAGGATCAGGTTTCCCAGTCAATATTTATGGTTCAGATGAAATAACCTTTATGCCTTATAAAGACAATTTTATATCCGGTTATACCATACCACTTCCCATCGTCGGGGATGAATCCTTGCTGGTGCCCCTCAGGAATGGAAATGGGTATGTACTGGATTACCATCACCATAGCGTGGTCATGAACCGGCAAAGGAAAATGGCTTTTTTTACCGCTTCCAATATTGATGGCGAAAGCTGGCAACCAATAGACCGAAGCGGGGATTTTGAAAAGGACACGCACCAGGTTGATGCAGGCTTCCAATTGGGTGAAGAATTGTATGCGGCCATTTCAAAAACGGCTAATAAGGAAAATGATTTTGACCAGGGTCACCTCACCTCCTTCCAGGAAGTCCTTTGGGGGGAAACCTCGGAGAAACAACGCGCGGGTGCCGATACTTTTTATTTCACCAACTGCGTGCCCCAGCATTCTTTACTGAACAAAGGCGCCTGGCGATCATTGGAACAGTTTGTGACTAAAAAAGCTGCCGACCGGAACAATCTTTCTGTCGCTGTTTTAACGGGCCCGGTAATGCTTCCAGGCGATCCTTATTTTATTAAGCAGGTGAACGGTGAATTTATTAAGGTCCCCTGTGCCTTCTGGAAGATCATTTATTATCAGTCGGACAACAGGCTGAAGGCGGTTGGCTTCATGATGAGCCATAAGAACCTTTTGCTGGAAGATCAAACCGTTACGTATGACAGGCAGGATGTTGAAGATAGATCACTGGTTGAGGTGGAAGATATTTTCATGGAGTTTCCGAAAGCGGCCACCTACCAGGTGAAAGTGGAATTCATTGAACAAGTGACCGGATTGGGTTTTTTTCTTAAGGGAGTGGATCTGCCTTTCCGGCAAAATGAAAGTAAGGAGATCATTTTTAAGCGGATTGAAGTGGAAGCAAACCGTGGATTTGAAGGGGCTTCCTTTATCGATACCCCATCGCCCTTTGAACTCGAAGGACTTGTGCTTTGAACGTGCATATCCTGGAATAGCATTTTAATCATTTAAATAATATTCAAATGGCAAACCCCCACAAATTTTACCTCGCGCACATGAATGCAAAAACCGGT comes from Flavihumibacter fluvii and encodes:
- a CDS encoding ATP-binding protein → MQAPDAINSPFKFLRPYQKEDINYFFGRKSETEELYEFVNRNRIVLVYGQSGTGKTSLIQCGLANLFEPTDWIPVYIRRKADINRSLIRELKAMLDPNPPPVEAEFDGGNYLNELSSLVQQITAHYLRPVFLIFDQFEEVLILGSEQEKEYFIEALKDILVPDHILGCHVIMVMREEYFAYLDEFEKKIPGLCKRRLRVEKMREAQITEVIRESFLKFNIDTDNIDAVTLKIITLFSKKTNFSLPYLQVYLDQLWMSVYARTYGTDTVPASGHPVLKVTLQDITNLGNIDTVFQNFFNRQRSEVQRKLHAEFPDLPGRLLNELLNRFVSREATRLSIPYTITEGVYKFKEPGEEINDMGYPEAIKAALNYLEGARILINDGDSIELAHDSLAKVLDSEKDATEKRLTLMTFNIRNTYAEHIITPTIFLSYDLVKKYEEDINKIVLKPEEKNFFNASRKIGRQQEFQVEMNERKRRRYKLLMGLTTAIAIIISIAFIIGLKTANSFYAQVYSAYDVDSLPTKVAALRASNYLRKYWYKEDSVNPYLEAKILALASDQVVQDSFGYYTYTLNSPRGLLPGEIDISFNGRYILVRNDEASNSGNSPVRYDIIDTREKKVLDTVTNILYGYFLGRSDSLLLVKNSINDRAYKELGDNIFIYNCKQPPAQRPLKFSTIPYNAHLYDFETVFKYKNGYHDNFSVRLTANGNLVIPALQICGSSRQSALCGRMIIIKGQDTSFIPSSYSVIFSKNKRFLLVDKKLPDGKIEKVVYDESFSKSLFTFHKNWISDFTEDGRVAYIKNDSICIADYFSKPLEKFPVNMQLSSISSGGDLAVGLSGDNRILVLNTTSGKTRVFDEAFIGANFAKQHLFTIVGKDGKNPVIYSHNLHRNRLDSFACPLPIESFAYNQQSNHILVLTRKNNKTGYQYLLLLDDSLHRKSALALTANDSYGFSGDGAGFFYVRDKSLTSFTISDKLPDMLNFGKMKPWIDSFPALTREDLNKFRIRFPSQYLWFR
- a CDS encoding DNA/RNA non-specific endonuclease; this translates as MPYKDNFISGYTIPLPIVGDESLLVPLRNGNGYVLDYHHHSVVMNRQRKMAFFTASNIDGESWQPIDRSGDFEKDTHQVDAGFQLGEELYAAISKTANKENDFDQGHLTSFQEVLWGETSEKQRAGADTFYFTNCVPQHSLLNKGAWRSLEQFVTKKAADRNNLSVAVLTGPVMLPGDPYFIKQVNGEFIKVPCAFWKIIYYQSDNRLKAVGFMMSHKNLLLEDQTVTYDRQDVEDRSLVEVEDIFMEFPKAATYQVKVEFIEQVTGLGFFLKGVDLPFRQNESKEIIFKRIEVEANRGFEGASFIDTPSPFELEGLVL